The following are encoded in a window of Haloarcula laminariae genomic DNA:
- a CDS encoding bifunctional 4-hydroxy-2-oxoglutarate aldolase/2-dehydro-3-deoxy-phosphogluconate aldolase: MTQKQEVRRALVDSGVTAVLRGVPEDKIVDVARAVHDGGVRALELTADAKRCSEQVAAVDRALEDTDAVVGVGTVMDPAAARNAIEAGAEFVLGPHLDEGVIKVCNRESVLCIPGIMTPTEAADAMAAGADMLKMFPASTVGPGHIGAIQGPLGDVPIMPTGGVSTDNVADYFEAGAVAVGAGSALVDYEAIENDDMDAVRESAAEFVEAVEQARE; encoded by the coding sequence ATGACCCAGAAGCAGGAAGTCAGACGGGCGCTCGTCGACAGCGGCGTCACGGCCGTCCTGCGGGGCGTTCCGGAGGACAAGATAGTCGACGTGGCCCGCGCCGTCCACGACGGCGGGGTCCGGGCCCTGGAGCTGACCGCCGACGCCAAACGATGTTCGGAGCAGGTCGCGGCCGTCGACCGCGCGCTCGAAGACACCGACGCCGTCGTCGGCGTCGGGACGGTTATGGACCCCGCGGCCGCCCGCAACGCCATCGAGGCCGGGGCGGAGTTCGTCCTCGGGCCCCACCTCGACGAGGGCGTCATCAAGGTGTGCAATCGGGAGAGCGTGCTCTGCATTCCGGGCATCATGACCCCGACGGAAGCGGCCGACGCGATGGCCGCCGGGGCGGACATGCTGAAGATGTTCCCGGCCTCGACCGTCGGTCCGGGCCACATCGGCGCGATTCAGGGACCGCTGGGCGACGTGCCCATCATGCCGACCGGCGGGGTCTCGACGGACAACGTCGCCGACTACTTCGAGGCGGGCGCCGTCGCGGTCGGCGCCGGCTCGGCGCTGGTCGACTACGAGGCCATCGAGAACGACGACATGGACGCCGTCCGCGAGAGCGCGGCTGAATTCGTCGAAGCGGTGGAGCAGGCGAGGGAGTGA